The genomic interval AGCGTGTAGAACGGCGCTTCAGCGCAATACTTGAGCTGCAACTCCATATTCTCCTTGATCAGGTGCATCGGCACGTGGCCGGGGCCTTCGATCATGGTCTGCACGTCGTGCCGCCAGGCGATCTGCGTCAGTTCGCCCAGCGTTTTCAGCTCGGCGAATTGCGCCTCATCGTTGGCATCGTAAATCGAGCCGGGACGCAGCCCGTCGCCGAGCGAAAAGCTCACGTCGTACGCTTTCATGATCTCGCAAATCTCTTCGAAGCGCGTGTACAGAAAGCTTTCCTTGTGATGCGCGAGGCACCATTTGGCCACGATCGAGCCGCCGCGCGAGACGATGCCGGTCATGCGTTTCGCCGTCATCGGGATGTAGGCGAGGCGCACGCCGGCGTGGATCGTGAAGTAATCGACGCCTTGCTCGGCTTGCTCGATCAGCGTATCGCGATAGATTTCCCAGGTCAGTTCTTCGGCCTTGCCGTCGACTTTTTCGAGCGCCTGGTAAATCGGCACGGTGCCGATCGGCACCGGCGCATTGCGGATGATCCACTCGCGGGTTTCGTGGATGTTTTTGCCGGTCGATAAATCCATCACGGTGTCGCCGCCCCAGCGGATCGCCCACGTCATCTTCTCGACTTCTTCCTGAATCGATGAGCCGAGCGCCGAATTGCCGATATTGGCATTGATCTTCACCAGGAAATTGCGCCCGATGATCATCGGCTCGGATTCCGGATGGTTGATGTTCAACGGAATGATGGCGCGGCCGCGCGCGACTTCATCGCGCACGAATTCGGGC from Burkholderiales bacterium carries:
- the thiC gene encoding phosphomethylpyrimidine synthase ThiC, encoding MNAHPQFLKQTVVVDAAAVAPLPNSRKIYIEGSRPDIRVPMREISQSDTPAMFGVEKNPAIHVYDTSGAYTDPAARIDIRAGLQPLREQWIAGRGDTESLADLTSHFGRARASDSKLADMRFDLQRKPRRAKSGANVTQMHYARKGVITPEMEFIAIRENQRRDDLSELLTQQHAGESFGATLPKLITPEFVRDEVARGRAIIPLNINHPESEPMIIGRNFLVKINANIGNSALGSSIQEEVEKMTWAIRWGGDTVMDLSTGKNIHETREWIIRNAPVPIGTVPIYQALEKVDGKAEELTWEIYRDTLIEQAEQGVDYFTIHAGVRLAYIPMTAKRMTGIVSRGGSIVAKWCLAHHKESFLYTRFEEICEIMKAYDVSFSLGDGLRPGSIYDANDEAQFAELKTLGELTQIAWRHDVQTMIEGPGHVPMHLIKENMELQLKYCAEAPFYTL